In a single window of the Paenibacillus sp. MMS20-IR301 genome:
- a CDS encoding aldo/keto reductase, whose translation MKYSYLGKSGLKVSQLCLGTMNFGPETEEKEAFRIMDAALDAGINFFDTANVYGGQERRGWTEEIIGRWFQQGGGRREKVVLATKVYGEMFDEQDGPNSGSGLSAYKIRRHFEGSLRRLQTDHIELYQMHHIDRNVSWDELWGAFEILVSQGKAGYIGSSNFAGWHIAVAQAKAKERHFLGLVSEQHLYNLLERTPELEVLPASSELGLGVIPWSPLAGGLLGRNALAKSGVRSARSAKLEQHRSQLERFSALCKELGEHEDQVALAWVLANPAVTAPIIGPRTMEQFEDSLRVTEIVLDEAVMKKLDEIFPGPGKPAPEAYAW comes from the coding sequence GTGAAGTACAGTTATTTGGGTAAATCCGGTCTTAAGGTCAGCCAGCTCTGTCTGGGAACGATGAATTTCGGGCCGGAAACCGAGGAGAAGGAGGCATTCCGGATTATGGATGCTGCCCTCGATGCAGGAATTAACTTCTTCGATACGGCCAATGTCTACGGCGGGCAGGAACGGCGCGGCTGGACTGAGGAAATTATCGGCCGCTGGTTCCAGCAGGGCGGCGGACGGCGTGAGAAGGTAGTACTCGCTACCAAGGTATACGGTGAGATGTTCGACGAACAGGATGGCCCTAACTCCGGCTCCGGTTTATCTGCGTATAAAATCAGACGGCATTTCGAAGGATCGCTCCGCCGCCTGCAGACCGATCATATTGAGCTGTACCAGATGCATCATATCGACCGCAATGTGTCATGGGACGAGCTGTGGGGAGCCTTTGAGATTCTGGTTTCACAAGGCAAGGCCGGATATATCGGCTCCAGTAACTTTGCCGGCTGGCATATTGCCGTAGCCCAGGCCAAGGCTAAGGAACGTCATTTCCTCGGCCTGGTATCCGAGCAGCATCTGTACAATCTGCTGGAGCGGACTCCGGAGCTTGAAGTGCTGCCGGCCTCAAGTGAGCTGGGGCTGGGCGTCATTCCGTGGAGTCCGCTGGCCGGCGGACTGCTTGGCCGGAACGCTCTGGCGAAGTCGGGGGTGCGCAGTGCCCGTTCCGCCAAGCTGGAGCAGCACCGCAGCCAGCTGGAGCGGTTCTCTGCCCTGTGCAAGGAGCTTGGAGAGCACGAAGACCAGGTAGCGCTGGCCTGGGTGCTGGCTAATCCGGCTGTAACCGCACCGATTATCGGACCGCGTACGATGGAGCAGTTCGAGGATTCGCTGCGGGTTACCGAAATTGTCCTGGATGAAGCCGTGATGAAGAAGCTGGATGAGATTTTCCCCGGACCGGGTAAGCCTGCACCGGAAGCCTACGCCTGGTAA
- the lspA gene encoding signal peptidase II, which produces MYAAQAGLSGCCKLPGIYRRAVWKPMLFYLISVLVLILDQVAKWIVRTHMELGERIPFWSPHLQFVYYENSGAAFSSFQGYGQYFAIIAVAFIAGVFYYRRQGKIRGPLLEAASGFLVGGAAGNAIDRVVFRQVTDFLVFGNRGGILNLADLAINAGGILIVVYLLLERFGHKTVR; this is translated from the coding sequence ATGTACGCTGCGCAAGCAGGCTTAAGCGGCTGCTGCAAGCTGCCGGGAATATACAGGAGGGCGGTGTGGAAGCCGATGCTATTTTATCTGATATCCGTGCTGGTGCTGATTCTTGATCAGGTTGCCAAATGGATTGTCCGTACGCACATGGAGCTGGGGGAGCGGATTCCGTTCTGGAGCCCGCATCTGCAGTTTGTCTATTATGAGAACAGCGGCGCAGCCTTCAGTTCTTTTCAGGGTTACGGGCAGTACTTTGCCATTATCGCTGTTGCATTCATAGCGGGCGTATTCTATTACCGGCGCCAGGGTAAGATCCGCGGCCCGTTGCTTGAAGCAGCCAGCGGGTTTCTGGTCGGCGGAGCCGCCGGCAATGCGATCGACCGGGTAGTGTTCCGTCAGGTGACAGATTTCCTGGTCTTCGGGAACCGCGGAGGGATTCTGAACCTGGCGGATCTGGCGATCAATGCCGGGGGCATACTGATTGTCGTATATCTGCTCTTGGAGCGCTTTGGACATAAAACGGTCCGCTGA
- a CDS encoding assimilatory sulfite reductase (NADPH) flavoprotein subunit has protein sequence MPLQVTNSPFNESQAELLNQLLPTLTGPQLTWLGGYLSALSLQGNAGQAGTAAAPANPAAAEAAGTAQAAVKPEISREVTVLFGSQTGNCQRLATSLSRKLEEQGFNVSVQAMNSFKPNGLKKLENLLLLVSTHGEGEPPDNARAFHEFLYSKRAPQLPELRYSVLALGDTSYEFFCQTGKDFDQKLEELGAQRLSPRVDCDLDYDEPVAGWFSEVISALQGTRQAAGLAGEAVQAAEKAEALESAYSRNHPFHAEVLENLNLNGRGSDRETRHLELSLAGSGITFEPGDSLGVYPENHPQLVEDIIAAMGWDAAESVPLNKKGEEGSLQEALLRHYEITVLTKPLLEQAAKLAPGTVLQELLSPGRQQELKDYIHGRDLLDLLQDYGPWNVPARSFVTILRKLPARLYSISSSYNANPEEVHFTVRAVRYESHGRERYGVCSVHCAERVEPGSTLPVYIQSNPNFKLPANPDVPVIMIGPGTGVAPFRSFLEEREEQGAGGKSWLFYGDRHFVTDFLYQTDWQRMLKDGVLSKLDVAFSRDTEEKVYVQHRILEKSRELYAWLQEGAHVYVCGDEKHMAHDVHSALITVIQTEGGFSPEGAAAYLETLSQEQRYQRDVY, from the coding sequence TTGCCACTACAAGTTACGAACAGTCCCTTTAATGAGAGCCAGGCGGAGCTTCTGAACCAGCTTCTGCCGACACTGACAGGTCCGCAGCTGACCTGGCTGGGCGGATATTTGTCCGCACTGTCGCTGCAGGGAAATGCAGGACAAGCAGGTACGGCTGCTGCACCGGCCAATCCGGCAGCTGCGGAAGCAGCAGGAACGGCCCAGGCTGCGGTTAAGCCGGAGATCTCCCGTGAAGTCACCGTGTTGTTCGGTTCACAGACCGGCAACTGCCAGCGGCTTGCGACCAGCCTGTCACGCAAGCTGGAAGAACAGGGCTTCAACGTTTCCGTTCAAGCAATGAACAGCTTTAAGCCGAATGGCCTGAAGAAGCTGGAGAACCTCCTGCTGCTGGTCAGCACGCATGGTGAAGGGGAACCGCCGGATAATGCCCGTGCCTTCCATGAATTCCTCTACAGTAAAAGAGCTCCTCAGCTGCCGGAGCTGCGCTATTCGGTACTTGCGCTTGGTGACACCTCTTATGAATTCTTCTGCCAGACCGGCAAGGACTTCGACCAGAAGCTGGAGGAGCTCGGTGCACAGCGCCTGAGCCCGCGCGTCGACTGTGATCTGGATTATGATGAGCCGGTAGCCGGCTGGTTCAGTGAGGTGATCAGCGCACTGCAGGGAACCCGGCAGGCAGCAGGCCTGGCCGGTGAGGCAGTACAGGCAGCCGAGAAGGCGGAGGCGCTGGAATCAGCGTATTCCCGGAATCATCCGTTCCATGCCGAGGTGCTGGAGAATTTGAATCTGAACGGACGCGGCTCGGACCGCGAGACCCGCCATCTGGAGCTGTCGCTCGCCGGTTCCGGCATTACCTTCGAGCCGGGAGATTCGCTGGGCGTCTATCCGGAGAATCACCCGCAGCTGGTTGAGGATATTATTGCTGCAATGGGCTGGGATGCGGCAGAATCCGTTCCTTTGAATAAGAAGGGGGAGGAGGGCAGCCTGCAGGAAGCGCTGCTGCGGCATTATGAAATTACCGTGCTGACAAAGCCGCTGCTTGAGCAGGCAGCGAAGCTGGCACCGGGTACTGTGCTGCAGGAGCTGCTCTCACCGGGGCGCCAGCAGGAGCTGAAGGATTATATCCACGGGCGTGATTTGCTGGATCTGCTGCAGGACTACGGGCCATGGAACGTACCGGCCCGCAGCTTCGTGACCATCCTGCGCAAGCTGCCGGCCAGGCTGTACTCTATCTCCAGCAGCTACAATGCTAATCCGGAGGAAGTGCATTTCACCGTCCGTGCTGTACGGTATGAATCGCATGGACGGGAGCGCTACGGGGTCTGCTCCGTACACTGTGCAGAGCGGGTAGAACCGGGCAGTACGCTGCCGGTCTATATTCAGAGCAATCCGAACTTCAAGCTTCCGGCAAATCCGGATGTTCCGGTAATTATGATTGGTCCGGGCACAGGCGTTGCCCCGTTCCGTTCCTTCCTGGAGGAACGGGAGGAGCAGGGCGCCGGGGGCAAATCCTGGCTGTTCTATGGTGACAGGCATTTCGTCACCGATTTCCTTTACCAGACAGATTGGCAGAGAATGCTGAAGGACGGGGTGCTGAGCAAGCTCGATGTCGCCTTCTCGCGGGATACGGAAGAGAAGGTGTACGTGCAGCACCGCATTCTGGAGAAGAGCCGCGAGCTGTATGCCTGGCTGCAGGAAGGCGCGCATGTCTACGTATGCGGGGATGAGAAGCATATGGCGCATGATGTCCACTCTGCACTGATTACCGTCATTCAGACCGAAGGCGGATTTAGCCCTGAAGGGGCGGCTGCCTATCTGGAGACTTTGTCGCAGGAGCAGCGTTATCAGCGGGATGTATATTAA
- a CDS encoding ATP-binding protein — protein MRNRDIANVSIKTKYFRIIFILFIAFLISGIALFFYINNQQDKLKSDRVVLQHKTETINELAATLNEVFFRARGYVALKSDNELALLNTALTTLDGILEQYSGLNLSPEEAEYRDDLDAFYSEYKNETLPEVIQLVSQDDYTAIRNLSQSGSTKAVNEFLGYTKAFKTRSDNQLNDMASQSIKQADTFTFFAFGLSAVLLLFFTLMIWRMLKVVLDPIVKLEEATNSLAAGEAVLLGKLHKQDEIGRLYEAFLNMARSIQDKEEELMMQNEELHAQQDELQDQQFKLERSLSEIESMMKALNQSSAVGILTSKGVFSYANDNLSSYTGYRNSEIIGYTFRLFELHNMLDAQVEQIIRKLSTGGVWTGEVQIESKGGSIVWLQITIMPYLNDEGQIYQYILIANNITSMKNIQQELAETLKSTEQTSMMLELNNQLNHEITYTLDKQEFAEKFSQFMNRLYSFDSSLFLLVKDKISVVKGVPHENVERYINENSKDMLYRLSQEKSYIVKRKGVPREQGIAAKDVYCYDFYTTVVNAEDEILAIFCGTRIGHSFTEEETSEIKGMMNRVALAIERLFMYEEIEHGRKLNRDIVNNVNEGIQFVDTEGVIQHINKALSELFGYEDWAEGKLVAKELWMNHFILRVNEPEEMRQFYQKAMSPHTVDSSTMKYSLGKEAMKHVDVYAIPVFRRETRVGTLFVHRDITREYELDLMKSELVSTVSHELRTPLSSVLGFTELLLSKTMKPEKQLKYLETIHKEAKRLTELINDFLDLQRMESGTQLYSAEKINLSETVLSVIDQYKLSGTHHILLEDEALNAEVEVDKDKIIQVLTNMLSNAIKFSPGSNEIKVMLHNEPGKVVVRIQDHGLGIPKNQIGQLFQKFRRVDNSASKRIGGTGLGLAICKEIIEKQKGSIGIESVEGEGSTVWFSLPVLHDEGSGHEDDPHKWSAGKENKPNVMIVEDDYSLSLLLSEELKNKGFRVTHHYHPQKAFDQAVKTPFVAIVVDLMLGEELDGWDLIRMLKNDPRTENVPIVISSALDKGDKSMLDNVQKYLTKPYPPGELSNTLQDIVQIKLKSGEVLFPDSWGAQL, from the coding sequence GTGAGAAACCGTGATATCGCTAATGTGAGTATCAAGACGAAATATTTCCGGATTATTTTTATTCTGTTCATAGCATTCTTAATAAGTGGTATTGCTCTATTCTTCTATATCAATAACCAGCAGGACAAGCTGAAGAGTGACCGGGTGGTGCTCCAGCATAAGACAGAGACGATCAATGAGCTTGCGGCAACGCTGAACGAGGTCTTTTTCCGGGCGAGAGGGTATGTTGCGCTGAAGAGCGACAATGAGCTGGCGCTGCTGAACACAGCACTGACAACGCTTGACGGTATTCTGGAGCAGTACTCCGGATTAAATTTATCTCCTGAAGAGGCCGAATACAGGGATGATCTGGATGCATTCTACTCCGAGTACAAGAATGAAACACTACCTGAAGTTATTCAACTGGTCAGCCAGGATGATTACACAGCGATCCGCAATCTGTCCCAGAGCGGCAGCACGAAGGCTGTGAACGAATTCCTCGGCTATACCAAAGCATTCAAAACCAGATCGGACAACCAGCTGAATGATATGGCTTCCCAGTCCATCAAGCAGGCAGATACCTTTACCTTCTTCGCCTTCGGGCTTAGTGCGGTGCTGCTGCTGTTCTTCACACTGATGATCTGGCGGATGCTAAAAGTTGTCCTTGACCCGATCGTCAAGCTGGAGGAGGCTACCAATTCACTTGCGGCCGGTGAGGCGGTGCTGCTCGGCAAGCTCCATAAGCAGGATGAAATCGGCCGGCTCTATGAAGCCTTCCTGAACATGGCCCGCAGCATCCAGGATAAAGAGGAAGAGCTGATGATGCAGAACGAAGAGCTGCATGCCCAGCAGGATGAGCTGCAGGACCAGCAGTTCAAGCTGGAGCGCTCGCTTAGTGAAATAGAGAGCATGATGAAGGCGCTCAACCAGTCTTCGGCTGTGGGGATTCTCACCAGCAAAGGTGTGTTCTCTTATGCCAATGACAACCTGAGCAGCTACACCGGCTATAGAAATTCTGAGATTATCGGTTATACCTTCCGGTTGTTTGAGCTGCACAATATGCTGGATGCCCAGGTTGAACAGATTATCCGCAAGCTGTCGACAGGCGGTGTCTGGACCGGTGAGGTGCAGATTGAGAGCAAGGGCGGGAGTATTGTCTGGCTGCAGATTACGATCATGCCGTATCTGAACGATGAAGGCCAGATTTATCAGTATATTCTGATTGCCAACAACATTACCTCCATGAAAAATATCCAGCAGGAGCTGGCAGAAACACTGAAGAGCACGGAGCAGACCTCCATGATGCTGGAGCTGAACAACCAGCTTAACCATGAGATCACTTATACGCTGGACAAGCAGGAATTTGCCGAGAAATTCAGCCAGTTCATGAACCGGCTGTACTCCTTTGATAGTAGTCTGTTCCTGCTGGTTAAGGATAAGATCTCTGTAGTCAAAGGCGTTCCGCATGAGAATGTGGAGCGTTATATCAATGAGAACAGCAAAGATATGCTGTACCGCCTGAGCCAGGAGAAATCCTATATTGTGAAGCGTAAAGGAGTGCCGAGAGAGCAGGGGATTGCTGCCAAGGATGTATACTGCTATGACTTCTATACTACGGTCGTAAATGCCGAGGATGAGATTCTGGCTATCTTCTGCGGTACAAGAATCGGACATTCCTTCACCGAGGAAGAGACCAGTGAAATCAAGGGAATGATGAACCGTGTGGCGCTGGCCATTGAACGGCTGTTCATGTACGAGGAGATTGAGCATGGCCGCAAGCTGAACCGGGATATTGTCAATAATGTCAATGAAGGGATTCAGTTTGTTGATACGGAAGGTGTAATCCAGCATATCAACAAGGCGCTCAGTGAATTGTTCGGTTATGAGGACTGGGCGGAAGGCAAGCTGGTTGCGAAGGAGCTGTGGATGAACCACTTCATCCTCCGGGTGAATGAACCGGAAGAGATGAGGCAGTTCTACCAGAAGGCGATGTCTCCGCATACCGTGGATTCCAGCACGATGAAGTATTCGCTCGGCAAGGAAGCGATGAAGCATGTCGATGTGTATGCGATACCGGTATTCCGCCGGGAAACACGGGTAGGGACGTTATTCGTGCACCGTGATATTACCCGTGAATATGAGCTGGATCTGATGAAGTCGGAGCTGGTCAGCACAGTCAGCCATGAGCTGCGTACCCCGTTGTCCAGTGTGCTGGGCTTCACAGAGCTGCTGCTGTCCAAAACGATGAAGCCGGAGAAGCAGCTGAAATATCTGGAAACGATTCACAAGGAAGCAAAGCGTCTGACGGAGCTGATCAATGACTTCCTGGATCTGCAGCGGATGGAATCCGGCACACAGCTGTACAGCGCGGAGAAGATCAATCTCAGCGAAACTGTGTTAAGCGTGATCGACCAGTACAAGCTGAGCGGCACCCATCATATCCTGCTTGAGGATGAAGCGCTGAATGCCGAGGTAGAAGTGGATAAGGACAAAATCATTCAAGTGCTGACAAACATGCTGAGCAATGCAATCAAATTCTCACCGGGCAGCAACGAGATCAAGGTCATGCTGCACAATGAACCGGGTAAGGTTGTGGTACGGATTCAGGATCACGGCCTCGGAATTCCGAAGAATCAGATCGGCCAGCTGTTCCAGAAATTCCGCCGGGTCGATAACAGTGCGTCCAAGCGGATTGGCGGAACCGGCCTGGGGCTTGCCATCTGTAAGGAGATTATCGAGAAGCAGAAGGGAAGCATCGGCATTGAATCTGTAGAAGGTGAAGGCTCGACCGTATGGTTCAGCTTGCCGGTACTTCATGACGAGGGCAGCGGTCATGAGGATGACCCGCATAAGTGGAGCGCCGGTAAGGAGAATAAGCCGAATGTGATGATTGTGGAGGATGATTACAGCCTGTCGCTGCTGCTCTCGGAGGAGCTGAAGAACAAGGGCTTCCGGGTCACACATCATTACCATCCGCAAAAAGCATTCGATCAGGCGGTGAAGACGCCGTTTGTCGCCATTGTCGTGGATCTCATGCTCGGCGAGGAGCTGGACGGCTGGGATCTGATCCGGATGCTCAAGAATGATCCCCGGACGGAGAACGTGCCGATCGTCATCTCCTCAGCACTTGATAAGGGAGATAAGAGCATGCTGGATAATGTACAGAAATATTTGACCAAGCCTTACCCGCCGGGTGAGCTGTCCAATACACTACAGGACATTGTGCAAATTAAGCTAAAAAGCGGTGAGGTGCTTTTCCCGGACAGCTGGGGAGCGCAGCTGTAA